A part of Salmo trutta chromosome 15, fSalTru1.1, whole genome shotgun sequence genomic DNA contains:
- the LOC115149527 gene encoding SOSS complex subunit C, giving the protein MASPAPGVQNKNRVAILADLDKEKRHLTHNSPMNNPGARPALNKAFRDHTEQQRIAAQQEAALQHAHAHSSGFFITQDSSFGNLILPVLPQLDPPLPAELQNLNKYTAERPNGLKAAGGHGVTDQL; this is encoded by the exons ATGGCGTCGCCTGCACCGG GAGTCCAGAACAAGAACCGTGTTGCCATTTTGGCTGACCTGGACAAGGAGAAGAGACACTTGACACATAACTCACCCATGAATAACCCTGGAGCTAG aCCTGCCCTGAATAAAGCCTTCAGAGACCACACTGAGCAGCAGCGCATCGCTGCCCAGCAGGAAGCAGCTCTGCAG caTGCCCATGCACACTCTTCTGGTTTCTTCATCACTCAAGACTCGTCCTTCGGGAACCTCATCCTCCCAGTGCTGCCACAACTAGACCCACCTTTACCAGCAGAATTACAGAACCTTAATAAATACACGGCAGAAAGACCCAACGGGCTAAAAGCAGCAGGTGGCCATGGTGTTACAGATCAGCTGTGA